A genome region from Arachis duranensis cultivar V14167 chromosome 8, aradu.V14167.gnm2.J7QH, whole genome shotgun sequence includes the following:
- the LOC107462504 gene encoding G-type lectin S-receptor-like serine/threonine-protein kinase At4g27290 isoform X1: MMSRERDKFLNSASRFNGPCSLEQSFYGITVYIINYDFSIKFRLPSTCPLSKTMRSLVSLFVTSLFASFLSSFSALDILTTHKLIKDGDKLVSARGTFELGFFSPGNSRNRYLGIWYVASPRTPIWVANREAPIRDGSGILRITKGGILNLINITGNIVWSSNAYATAEDAFAQLLESGNLVVRASNGRTTESYLWQSFDYPCDTYMPGMKIGKNLVTGLETFLTSWKSKDDPAPGKYSIHLDTHGWPQVVIRKGTTIVSRFGSWNGLELTGNPARSEASLVFQFTYSESEVYVGYQLRKSSGLSMLSRDVLHPSGNMQRFVWINRIQNWALSSTSLSNQCQHYAWCGANAVCNNNNFPICGCLTGFSPKSPKDWNNGNWFTGCERRTNLNCHDDGFLRYTGVKLPNTSSSFFSETLNLKECGQLCLSKCSCTAYANLYVDGSGCLLWFVELVDIIQYSERGQDLYVRLAASDIDSVKKMERSNKDKRLVGIIIICGVLVMIIFLFLGHLTYKQSDSRRKRVAEKVHNQDYRCGQRKEEVDWPTFDFQTIVNATANFSSDNKVGEGGFGPVYKGTLIDGQEIAVKRLSINSGQGLNELRNEVNTIAKLQHRNLVKLFGCCLEEEEKMLVYEYVPNKSLDSFIFDQTRRKLLDWPTRMHIIVGIARGLLYLHQDSRMRIIHRDLKASNILLDANMNPKISDFGLAKAFGGDQTEAKTNRIVGTYGYMPPEYAVHGKFSVKSDVFSFGVLALEILSGKKNRDFSDPNHSLNLLGHSWRLWVEQRHLELIDDSLSNASDETEILRCIHIALLCVQQSPEDRPDMLSVVVMLTSDSNLPKPKQPAFYVERNCYNKGFLASNQNTCSENEVTISVVEAR, encoded by the exons ATGATGTCCCGAGAAAGAGACAAATTCCTCAATAGCGCTTCCAGATTTAATGGACCTTGCAGCTTGGAGCAATCGTTTTATGGTATCACCGTTTATATAATTAACTAtgatttttcaatcaaatttagACTACCCAGTACCTGCCCTTTAAGCAAAACCATGAGAAGCCTTGTGTCACTTTTTGTGACTTCTCTTTTCGCTTCATTCTTATCAAGCTTCTCAGCTCTAGACATTCTTACTACACATAAACTCATCAAAGATGGTGACAAGTTAGTTTCCGCAAGAGGGACCTTTGAACTGGGATTCTTCAGCCCTGGTAACTCCAGAAACCGGTATTTGGGAATATGGTACGTGGCTTCACCTAGAACTCCTATATGGGTTGCAAATAGAGAAGCTCCTATTAGagatggttcaggaattctcaGGATCACTAAGGGGGGTATCCTTAACCTTATTAATATCACAGGTAATATTGTTTGGTCATCAAATGCATATGCAACTGCAGAAGATGCATTTGCACAGCTTCTGGAATCAGGGAATCTTGTGGTGAGAGCCTCTAATGGTAGAACCACAGAATCCTATTTGTGGCAGAGTTTTGATTATCCTTGTGACACATATATGCCTGGAATGAAGATTGGGAAGAACCTAGTTACTGGTTTGGAGACATTCTTAACATCTTGGAAGAGTAAAGATGACCCTGCCCCTGGTAAGTACTCAATTCATCTTGATACTCATGGTTGGCCACAGGTGGTTATAAGAAAAGGAACCACTATAGTGTCACGATTTGGATCGTGGAATGGTCTTGAGTTGACAGGAAATCCAGCAAGGTCAGAAGCATCACTGGTCTTTCAATTCACATATAGTGAAAGTGAAGTTTATGTGGGTTACCAACTCAGGAAGAGTTCTGGGTTGTCTATGTTGTCAAGAGATGTACTGCATCCATCAGGCAACATGCAGCGATTCGTATGGATCAATCGGATCCAGAATTGGGCACTCTCCTCAACATCTCTGTCAAATCAGTGCCAACATTATGCATGGTGTGGTGCTAATGCCGTCTGCAATAACAATAACTTCCCTATTTGTGGATGCTTGACCGGGTTCAGTCCTAAGTCTCCAAAAGATTGGAATAATGGGAACTGGTTTACTGGATGTGAACGCAGGACGAACTTGAATTGCCATGATGATGGCTTCTTGAGGTACACAGGAGTTAAATTGCCTAATACCTCCTCATCATTTTTCAGTGAAACCTTGAATCTTAAAGAATGTGGTCAATTGTGCTTAAGTAAATGTTCGTGTACTGCATATGCAAACTTATATGTTGATGGAAGTGGTTGCTTGCTTTGGTTTGTCGAACTGGTGGATATAATCCAATATAGCGAGCGTGGTCAAGACCTTTATGTAAGGCTAGCTGCTTCAGACattg ATAGTGTAAAGAAAATGGAGCGATCCAACAAAGACAAAAGACTAGTGGGTATCATAATTATATGTGGTGTTTTGGTCATGATTATCTTCCTCTTTCTGGGACACTTAACCTATAAACAAAGTGACAGCAGAAGAAAGAGAG TGGCAGAGAAAGTTCACAACCAGGATTACAGATGTGGACAAAGAAAGGAAGAGGTGGACTGGCCAACATTTGATTTTCAAACTATAGTTAATGCAACAGCCAACTTTTCTAGTGATAACAAGGTGGGAGAAGGTGGATTTGGCCCTGTTTACAAG GGCACATTAATTGATGGACAAGAAATAGCTGTGAAGAGGCTCTCCATAAATTCTGGCCAAGGACTAAATGAATTGAGAAATGAAGTCAATACAATTGCTAAGCTTCAGCACCGTAATCTTGTTAAGCTTTTTGGTTGTTGTCTTGAGGAGGAAGAGAAAATGTTAGTATATGAATATGTGCCTAACAAAAGCTTGGACTCCTTTATATTTG ACCAAACAAGGAGAAAATTACTAGATTGGCCAACACGCATGCATATTATTGTTGGCATTGCTCGTGGGCTTCTTTATCTTCATCAAGACTCTAGAATGAGGATTATTCACAGGGACCTCAAAGCTAGCAATATTCTTCTAGATGCCAATATGAATCCAAAAATCTCTGACTTTGGGCTTGCGAAGGCCTTTGGGGGAGATCAAACTGAGGCGAAAACTAATCGGATAGTTGGGACATA TGGTTATATGCCTCCTGAGTATGCAGTTCATGGGAAATTTTCTGTGAAGTCAGATGTCTTTAGCTTTGGAGTTTTGGCACTGGAGATACTAAGCGGCAAGAAGAATAGAGATTTCAGCGACCCGAATCATAGCCTTAATCTTCTTGGACAT AGCTGGAGATTGTGGGTTGAGCAGAGACACTTAGAACTGATTGATGATTCATTAAGCAACGCTTCTGATGAAACTGAAATACTTAGATGCATACATATTGCTCTATTATGTGTGCAACAAAGTCCGGAAGACAGGCCAGACATGCTTTCTGTGGTTGTAATGTTAACTAGTGATAGCAATCTCCCTAAGCCAAAACAGCCTGCATTTTATGTGGAAAGGAATTGTTACAATAAAGGCTTTCTAGCAAGTAATCAGAACACATGTTCTGAAAATGAAGTTACAATCTCAGTGGTAGAGGCAAGGTAG
- the LOC107462484 gene encoding G-type lectin S-receptor-like serine/threonine-protein kinase At4g27290, giving the protein MMRTRVICFLLLVYITKSFSLDMITPSQSMKDGDTLVSAGGTFELGFFSPGDSSGRYLGIWYKQSPSTLTWVANRNKRINSNSSVLEINNQGVLVLHNGSNNTFWSSKVSKAAENPVAQLLDSGNLVVRDRNGGKLENLLWQSFDYPCDTLLPGMKLGWNLETGLNRFLTCWKSTDDPDSGDYSFKIDLRGYPQAVQLKGDSIISRAGSWNGLSFTALPYHKQSPVFKSEFVLNEKEIFYEFQVLDNSTFFRYVMTSSGNRQLLHWTSETNVWETLITIPSARCDNYALCGENSVCNSVNTPDCACLEGFAPKVQREWDMSYWSNGCVRITPLSCSKDGFMKYTGIVLPDTSSSRYNKTIDLQECESLCLQNCSCTAYANLDKRDGGSGCLLWFGDLIDMRQSYEGGQDIYIRVPSSELEHNKKIYKKKLVGIITGSAVFMICLILGLAICLWKNKFEKPAGMSKVGFWKELLCRRVEEDSDIPTFDLSTIFYATNCFSSYNKFGAGGFGLVYKGVLADGTEIAVKRLSKNSEQGQQEFKTEVQLIAKLQHRNLVKLLGCCIKQKEKLLIYEFMPNRSLDHFIFDDGRRKLLDWTKRFQIISGIARGLLYLHHDSRLRIIHRDLKTSNILLDNDMNPKISDFGLARTFGGDQTEACTKRVMGTHGYISPEYPMHGSFSTKSDVFSFGVIMLEVVSGMKNKELSIPHQFVNLLGHAWELWTKERAMELVDKSLGDSVDEAQVLRCIHIGLLCVQERPENRPNMSSVIHMLNDDKPLARPKQPAFYPHQESNSSTKTSEMCSNNDISITLLEAR; this is encoded by the exons ATGATGAGAACTAGAGTTATTTGCTTCTTATTATTGGTGTATATAACAAAATCCTTTTCACTAGACATGATTACACCAAGTCAATCCATGAAAGATGGTGATACTTTGGTTTCAGCTGGTGGAACTTTTGAACTTGGATTCTTCAGCCCCGGAGACTCAAGTGGTCGATACCTGGGAATATGGTACAAGCAATCTCCTTCAACACTGACATGGGTTGCCAACCGGAACAAACGAATCAACAGCAACTCATCAGTGTTGGAAATCAACAACCAAGGAGTTCTTGTACTGCACAATGGCTCAAACAACACATTCTGGTCCTCCAAAGTGTCGAAAGCAGCAGAGAATCCGGTTGCACAGCTCTTGGACTCAGGAAATCTTGTTGTGAGAGATCGAAATGGTGGTAAACTGGAGAATCTCTTATGGCAAAGTTTTGATTATCCTTGTGATACTTTGTTGCCAGGAATGAAACTTGGATGGAATCTAGAGACAGGACTAAATAGGTTCCTAACTTGTTGGAAAAGTACAGACGATCCTGATTCTGGAGACTACTCGTTTAAAATAGATCTTAGAGGTTATCCACAAGCAGTTCAATTGAAGGGAGATTCTATAATAAGCAGGGCAGGTTCATGGAATGGACTTAGCTTCACAGCACTTCCATATCATAAGCAAAGTCCAGTATTTAAATCTGAGTTTGTTTTGAATGAAAAGGAAATATTCTATGAGTTCCAAGTCCTTGACAATTCTACTTTTTTTAGATACGTCATGACATCTTCGGGGAATCGGCAGCTTTTGCATTGGACAAGTGAAACCAATGTCTGGGAGACTCTCATAACTATACCATCAGCTCGGTGCGACAATTATGCATTGTGTGGCGAGAATTCTGTTTGCAATTCAGTGAACACTCCAGATTGTGCTTGCCTGGAAGGATTTGCACCAAAGGTTCAAAGAGAGTGGGATATGTCATATTGGTCTAATGGTTGTGTTAGGATCACCCCATTAAGTTGTAGCAAAGATGGGTTCATGAAGTACACGGGGATTGTTCTTCCTGACACGTCTTCATCTAGGTATAATAAGACCATTGACCTTCAAGAATGTGAGAGCTTATGTCTGCAAAACTGTTCCTGTACAGCATATGCAAATTTGGATAAGCGCGACGGAGGAAGTGGCTGCTTACTTTGGTTCGGTGATCTGATTGATATGAGGCAATCATATGAAGGTGGCCAAGATATTTATATTCGAGTTCCTTCTTCGGAGCTAG AACATAACAAGAAGATTTACAAAAAGAAGCTTGTAGGCATCATTACTGGCTCTGCTGTATTCATGATATGCTTAATACTTGGACTTGCCATATgtttatggaaaaataaatttgagaaGCCAG CAGGGATGTCGAAAGTGGGTTTCTGGAAAGAACTATTATGCAGAAGGGTGGAGGAGGACAGTGATATTCCAACATTTGATTTATCAACCATATTTTATGCCACAAATTGCTTTTCTAGCTACAACAAATTTGGAGCAGGTGGCTTCGGACTTGTGTACAAG GGTGTGCTTGCTGATGGCACTGAGATCGCTGTCAAGAGGCTTTCGAAGAATTCTGAGCAAGGACAGCAAGAGTTCAAAACTGAAGTGCAGTTAATTGCTAAACTTCAGCATCGCAATCTTGTAAAGCTTCTCGGTTGTTGCATTAAACAAAAAGAGAAACTCTTGATTTACGAGTTCATGCCAAACAGAAGTTTGGACCACTttatttttg ATGATGGTAGAAGAAAATTATTAGATTGGACTAAGCGCTTCCAAATCATTAGTGGGATAGCTCGAGGCCTACTTTATCTACATCATGACTCAAGGCTAAGAATCATCCATAGAGATCttaaaacaagcaacattcttcTTGACAATGATATGAATCCAAAAATATCAGACTTTGGTCTCGCAAGGACATTTGGTGGAGATCAAACCGAGGCCTGCACAAAGAGAGTGATGGGAACTCA TGGTTATATCTCTCCTGAGTACCCAATGCATGGCTCTTTCTCGACGAAATCTGATGTGTTTAGCTTTGGCGTAATTATGCTTGAGGTCGTTAGTGGGATGAAGAACAAGGAACTCTCTATCCCGCACCAATTTGTTAACCTTCTTGGACAT GCATGGGAATTGTGGACTAAGGAGAGGGCTATGGAGCTTGTAGATAAATCGCTTGGTGATTCAGTTGATGAAGCTCAAGTGTTGAGATGCATTCACATAGGGCTTTTGTGTGTGCAAGAGAGACCAGAAAACAGGCCTAACATGTCATCAGTAATCCATATGCTCAATGATGATAAGCCGCTTGCTCGGCCAAAGCAGCCAGCATTTTATCCTCACCAAGAAAGTAATTCTTCAACTAAAACCAGTGAAATGTGTTCAAATAATGATATTTCCATCACACTGTTGGAGGCCAGATAG
- the LOC127741262 gene encoding G-type lectin S-receptor-like serine/threonine-protein kinase At4g27290 yields MQNLKVLLWFWSFLLSLILRTSTSMDSIALSQSISDGETLISRGGTFEVGFFKPGNSNSQYFGIWYYNVSPLTVVWVANREKPLNNTSGILKFTDQGLVLVNGSTNSTVWSSNMSRKSENRNLVAQILDSGNLVVKDGHDEKQILWQSFDYPSDTFLPGMKLGMDLVTGLERSVSSWKSTDDPSRGYYEAKIDRRGYPQVVITNGTVIIVRLGPWTGLTFSGATLYLRYTQLSNEFVFNEKEIFYDLFIG; encoded by the exons ATGCAGAACTTGAAGGTTCTGCTATGGTTTTGGTCTTTCCTACTCTCACTTATATTAAGAACCTCCACTTCAATGGACAGTATAGCCCTGAGTCAGTCCATCAGTGATGGAGAGACATTAATTTCGCGCGGAGGAACCTTTGAAGTTGGCTTCTTTAAACCAGGAAACTCAAACAGCCAATACTTCGGCATCTGGTATTATAATGTGTCCCCTTTAACAGTAGTATGGGTGGCCAATAGAGAAAAACCACTCAACAACACATCTGGAATTCTAAAATTCACTGATCAAGGACTTGTTCTTGTTAATGGCAGCACCAACAGCACTGTGTGGTCCTCCAACATGTCAAGAAAATCAGAGAATCGGAATCTAGTTGCACAGATCTTGGACTCAGGAAACCTTGTTGTTAAAGATGGACATGATGAGAAGCAAATTCTGTGGCAGAGCTTTGATTATCCCAGTGACACATTCTTGCCAGGAATGAAGCTTGGAATGGATCTTGTGACAGGCCTAGAGAGATCTGTATCATCGTGGAAGAGCACTGATGATCCTAGCCGTGGATACTACGAAGCTAAAATAGACCGTAGAGGCTATCCACAAGTAGTTATAACAAATGGAACCGTTATAATCGTTAGATTAGGACCATGGACTGGTCTTACTTTCTCAGGGGCTACACTTTACTTGCGCTATACTCAACTGTCAAATGAATTTGTATTCAATGAGAAAGAGATATTTTATGA TCTTTTCATTGGTTAA
- the LOC107462485 gene encoding uncharacterized protein LOC107462485 — protein sequence MQEMFSMYMENCHRMSCIELYIEFEQSKADRNIELEDYNSESEDEFESNYEIVGPGEDEEAAGGAMNADMVEVANALANPHLFQEPSFMRSLDLEAMQAPEFLQYMNPAPPVVADGEFTVGIEFSSREAVIKAMKDYSIRRGVDYRVYESEPTTFYAKCTEYGNGCDWLIRVTKMQKKYCWEIRRYNGSHTCTRSTISQDHSKLDSKTVAEAIKPLVEVDPSIKVKSVIADIQSKFNYTISYRKAWLAKQQAVESIFGSWEASYEALPIWFEAMCHKEPSAVVHFEIMPAYQGDDLVPDIRVLHRVFWSYYPCIRAFRHCKPVVQVDGTHLYGKYKGCLLVAVSQDGNNKIVPIAFAIVEGETSDAWHFFLSNLHQHVVTRDGVGLISDRHDSIRSAIERSNGAWSPPRSFHMFCIRHIESNFLRKFKAPYLQKLIVNIGYSRTTREYQMRYERLKERGEAYTNWLDRIPLTALVKATFYKLNELFTRKRAETEARISAGLVFSEMVTTKLHANQ from the exons ATGCAGGAAATGTTTTCAATGTACATGGAAAATTGCCACCGAATGTCGTGCATCGAGTTATATATTGAGTTTGAGCAATCTAAAGCGGACCGTAACATTGAATTGGAAGATTATAATAGTGAAAGCgaagatgaatttgaaagtAACTATGAGATCGTCGGTCCAGGTGAGGACGAAGAAGCAGCTGGCGGCGCCATGAACGCAGATATGGTGGAAGTTGCAAATGCACTAGCAAACCCGCATCTGTTTCAGGAGCCTTCTTTCATGCGGTCATTGGATTTGGAGGCTATGCAAGCACCGGAGTTTCTGCAATATATGAATCCAG CCCCTCCTGTTGTGGCGGATGGTGAGTTCACAGTGGGGATAGAATTCAGTTCAAGGGAGGCAGTAATCAAGGCAATGAAAGATTATTCCATCCGGAGAGGTGTGGACTATCGGGTATATGAGTCGGAACCGACGACATTCTATGCCAAATGTACAGAATATGGGAATGGTTGTGACTGGTTGATCAGGGTAACCAAAATGCAGAAGAAGTACTGTTGGGAGATAAGGAGGTACAATGGAAGTCATACTTGTACCAGGTCTACTATTTCTCAAGACCATTCGAAGCTGGATTCCAAGACAGTTGCAGAAGCAATAAAGCCGTTGGTAGAGGTTGACCCGTCTATAAAGGTGAAATCAGTAATTGCTGATATCCAGTCAAAGTTTAACTACACCATCAGTTATCGCAAGGCTTGGTTAGCAAAGCAGCAGGCGGTCGAATCAATTTTTGGAAGTTGGGAAGCATCGTATGAAGCTTTGCCGATATGGTTTGAGGCCATGTGCCACAAAGAGCCATCAGCAGTGGTTCACTTTGAAATAATGCCAGCTTACCAGGGGGATGATTTGGTTCCTGATATACGTGTTCTACATAGAGTCTTCTGGAGTTATTACCCCTGTATAAGGGCCTTCAGACACTGCAAGCCAGTGGTGCAGGTGGACGGGACTCATTTGTATGGAAAATACAAGGGTTGTTTATTGGTTGCAGTCTCACAAGATGGTAATAACAAAATCGTGCCTATTGCATTTGCCATAGTAGAGGGAGAGACTTCTGATGCATGGCACTTTTTTCTGAGCAACCTGCATCAACATGTGGTGACCCGTGATGGTGTCGGACTAATCTCTGATCGACACGATTCGATTAGGTCAGCTATTGAACGAAGTAATGGGGCGTGGTCTCCTCCAAGATCTTTCCATATGTTTTGTATCCGGCATATTGAGTCCAACTTCTTGAGGAAGTTCAAAGCACCTTACCTGCAGAAGCTTATCGTCAACATTG GATACTCGAGGACGACCAGGGAGTACCAGATGCGCTATGAACGATTAAAGGAACGGGGTGAGGCTTACACCAACTGGCTTGATCGGATCCCTC TCACTGCACTTGTTAAGGCTACATTTTACAAACTGAATGAGTTGTTCACTAGGAAAAGAGCTGAGACTGAAGCCCGAATCAGTGCTGGACTTGTATTCTCTGAGATGGTGACAACCAAGCTGCATGCAAATCAATGA
- the LOC107462504 gene encoding G-type lectin S-receptor-like serine/threonine-protein kinase At4g27290 isoform X2: protein MMSRERDKFLNSASRFNGPCSLEQSFYGITVYIINYDFSIKFRLPSTCPLSKTMRSLVSLFVTSLFASFLSSFSALDILTTHKLIKDGDKLVSARGTFELGFFSPGNSRNRYLGIWYVASPRTPIWVANREAPIRDGSGILRITKGGILNLINITGNIVWSSNAYATAEDAFAQLLESGNLVVRASNGRTTESYLWQSFDYPCDTYMPGMKIGKNLVTGLETFLTSWKSKDDPAPGKYSIHLDTHGWPQVVIRKGTTIVSRFGSWNGLELTGNPARSEASLVFQFTYSESEVYVGYQLRKSSGLSMLSRDVLHPSGNMQRFVWINRIQNWALSSTSLSNQCQHYAWCGANAVCNNNNFPICGCLTGFSPKSPKDWNNGNWFTGCERRTNLNCHDDGFLRYTGVKLPNTSSSFFSETLNLKECGQLCLSKCSCTAYANLYVDGSGCLLWFVELVDIIQYSERGQDLYVRLAASDIDSVKKMERSNKDKRLVGIIIICGVLVMIIFLFLGHLTYKQSDSRRKREKVHNQDYRCGQRKEEVDWPTFDFQTIVNATANFSSDNKVGEGGFGPVYKGTLIDGQEIAVKRLSINSGQGLNELRNEVNTIAKLQHRNLVKLFGCCLEEEEKMLVYEYVPNKSLDSFIFDQTRRKLLDWPTRMHIIVGIARGLLYLHQDSRMRIIHRDLKASNILLDANMNPKISDFGLAKAFGGDQTEAKTNRIVGTYGYMPPEYAVHGKFSVKSDVFSFGVLALEILSGKKNRDFSDPNHSLNLLGHSWRLWVEQRHLELIDDSLSNASDETEILRCIHIALLCVQQSPEDRPDMLSVVVMLTSDSNLPKPKQPAFYVERNCYNKGFLASNQNTCSENEVTISVVEAR, encoded by the exons ATGATGTCCCGAGAAAGAGACAAATTCCTCAATAGCGCTTCCAGATTTAATGGACCTTGCAGCTTGGAGCAATCGTTTTATGGTATCACCGTTTATATAATTAACTAtgatttttcaatcaaatttagACTACCCAGTACCTGCCCTTTAAGCAAAACCATGAGAAGCCTTGTGTCACTTTTTGTGACTTCTCTTTTCGCTTCATTCTTATCAAGCTTCTCAGCTCTAGACATTCTTACTACACATAAACTCATCAAAGATGGTGACAAGTTAGTTTCCGCAAGAGGGACCTTTGAACTGGGATTCTTCAGCCCTGGTAACTCCAGAAACCGGTATTTGGGAATATGGTACGTGGCTTCACCTAGAACTCCTATATGGGTTGCAAATAGAGAAGCTCCTATTAGagatggttcaggaattctcaGGATCACTAAGGGGGGTATCCTTAACCTTATTAATATCACAGGTAATATTGTTTGGTCATCAAATGCATATGCAACTGCAGAAGATGCATTTGCACAGCTTCTGGAATCAGGGAATCTTGTGGTGAGAGCCTCTAATGGTAGAACCACAGAATCCTATTTGTGGCAGAGTTTTGATTATCCTTGTGACACATATATGCCTGGAATGAAGATTGGGAAGAACCTAGTTACTGGTTTGGAGACATTCTTAACATCTTGGAAGAGTAAAGATGACCCTGCCCCTGGTAAGTACTCAATTCATCTTGATACTCATGGTTGGCCACAGGTGGTTATAAGAAAAGGAACCACTATAGTGTCACGATTTGGATCGTGGAATGGTCTTGAGTTGACAGGAAATCCAGCAAGGTCAGAAGCATCACTGGTCTTTCAATTCACATATAGTGAAAGTGAAGTTTATGTGGGTTACCAACTCAGGAAGAGTTCTGGGTTGTCTATGTTGTCAAGAGATGTACTGCATCCATCAGGCAACATGCAGCGATTCGTATGGATCAATCGGATCCAGAATTGGGCACTCTCCTCAACATCTCTGTCAAATCAGTGCCAACATTATGCATGGTGTGGTGCTAATGCCGTCTGCAATAACAATAACTTCCCTATTTGTGGATGCTTGACCGGGTTCAGTCCTAAGTCTCCAAAAGATTGGAATAATGGGAACTGGTTTACTGGATGTGAACGCAGGACGAACTTGAATTGCCATGATGATGGCTTCTTGAGGTACACAGGAGTTAAATTGCCTAATACCTCCTCATCATTTTTCAGTGAAACCTTGAATCTTAAAGAATGTGGTCAATTGTGCTTAAGTAAATGTTCGTGTACTGCATATGCAAACTTATATGTTGATGGAAGTGGTTGCTTGCTTTGGTTTGTCGAACTGGTGGATATAATCCAATATAGCGAGCGTGGTCAAGACCTTTATGTAAGGCTAGCTGCTTCAGACattg ATAGTGTAAAGAAAATGGAGCGATCCAACAAAGACAAAAGACTAGTGGGTATCATAATTATATGTGGTGTTTTGGTCATGATTATCTTCCTCTTTCTGGGACACTTAACCTATAAACAAAGTGACAGCAGAAGAAAGAGAG AGAAAGTTCACAACCAGGATTACAGATGTGGACAAAGAAAGGAAGAGGTGGACTGGCCAACATTTGATTTTCAAACTATAGTTAATGCAACAGCCAACTTTTCTAGTGATAACAAGGTGGGAGAAGGTGGATTTGGCCCTGTTTACAAG GGCACATTAATTGATGGACAAGAAATAGCTGTGAAGAGGCTCTCCATAAATTCTGGCCAAGGACTAAATGAATTGAGAAATGAAGTCAATACAATTGCTAAGCTTCAGCACCGTAATCTTGTTAAGCTTTTTGGTTGTTGTCTTGAGGAGGAAGAGAAAATGTTAGTATATGAATATGTGCCTAACAAAAGCTTGGACTCCTTTATATTTG ACCAAACAAGGAGAAAATTACTAGATTGGCCAACACGCATGCATATTATTGTTGGCATTGCTCGTGGGCTTCTTTATCTTCATCAAGACTCTAGAATGAGGATTATTCACAGGGACCTCAAAGCTAGCAATATTCTTCTAGATGCCAATATGAATCCAAAAATCTCTGACTTTGGGCTTGCGAAGGCCTTTGGGGGAGATCAAACTGAGGCGAAAACTAATCGGATAGTTGGGACATA TGGTTATATGCCTCCTGAGTATGCAGTTCATGGGAAATTTTCTGTGAAGTCAGATGTCTTTAGCTTTGGAGTTTTGGCACTGGAGATACTAAGCGGCAAGAAGAATAGAGATTTCAGCGACCCGAATCATAGCCTTAATCTTCTTGGACAT AGCTGGAGATTGTGGGTTGAGCAGAGACACTTAGAACTGATTGATGATTCATTAAGCAACGCTTCTGATGAAACTGAAATACTTAGATGCATACATATTGCTCTATTATGTGTGCAACAAAGTCCGGAAGACAGGCCAGACATGCTTTCTGTGGTTGTAATGTTAACTAGTGATAGCAATCTCCCTAAGCCAAAACAGCCTGCATTTTATGTGGAAAGGAATTGTTACAATAAAGGCTTTCTAGCAAGTAATCAGAACACATGTTCTGAAAATGAAGTTACAATCTCAGTGGTAGAGGCAAGGTAG
- the LOC107462507 gene encoding 50S ribosomal protein L19-1, chloroplastic → MASRRLFSSLLRSTLLRSPQEFHPPTTSRPFSSSPFSPIAIRGLSRSEALTSFESNNGFVSELRNSGLASFQQTAMFGPSFSSRFMSTATDSIGFSEDIPNPVPDVPPRIKFKRLDKTGRHIMQILNKEAVEEVRAQREIPDIKPGYIVELKVEVPENKRRVSIIKGIVIARRNAGLNTTFRIRRLVAGVGIESLFPLYSPNIKEIKVLDKKRVRRAKLYYLREKMNALKNQ, encoded by the exons ATGGCTTCCCGCAGGCTCTTCTCCTCTCTGCTCCGATCAACCCTCCTTCGTTCTCCGCAGGAATTTCATCCTCCCACCACTTCTCGcccattctcttcttctcctttttctcccATCGCT ATTAGGGGATTATCTCGGTCTGAGGCATTAACAAGTTTCGAGTCCAATAATGGTTTTGTGTCTGAACTCCGGAATTCTGGACTGGCTTCGTTTCAGCAGACTGCTATGTTTGGACCTTCTTTTTCCAGCAGGTTTATGTCAACAGCGACAGATTCTATTGGTTTTTCTGAAGATATTCCCAATCCTGTGCCAGATGTGCCTCCTCGCATCAAATTTAAGAGATTAGATAAAACTGGCAGGCACATTATGCAG ATTTTAAACAAGGAGGCAGTAGAGGAGGTGAGAGCGCAGAGAGAGATCCCTGACATAAAGCCTGGTTATATTGTGGAGCTCAAAGTG GAAGTACCTGAGAACAAGAGGCGTGTTTCTATCATTAAAGGCATTGTTATTGCAAGGCGTAATGCTGGTCTTAACACTACATTTAGAATTAGAAGGCTGGTGGCTGGTGTTGGGATCGAATCTCTATTCCCGCT GTATTCACCAAATATAAAGGAGATAAAAGTGCTAGACAAGAAGAGAGTCAGGAGGGCCAAACTCTACTACCTGAGGGAGAAAATGAATGCACTTAAAAACCAATAG